One segment of Asterias rubens chromosome 2, eAstRub1.3, whole genome shotgun sequence DNA contains the following:
- the LOC117302968 gene encoding armadillo repeat-containing protein 10-like, with amino-acid sequence MAAPMSFFPRMIVGGTTFIVVVAGAFYIYYKTRYIFDDKTSDDEAGEKNVSKNEDLTDEPEHRKEDSRSDSSSIDPEAADFTTINLIKLLQCDQDDSQLCKVLTTLANKAAFTQGQNAVRLAGGLPVIVKQLERDGESVKTSAASCVANLSLNNRNQPILLKSCSQTLLQLSSDQNHSDDLRLACIQALVNLSVSGQCGDCFGPLALHSLFKLLGDGSTPLGQQALRVLVNLSADGTVSPALLQYEVTESFLGLLQPHHTDESLLRTLSFLLNLKRESLTATGTTIGGAVPRDSFSNYFSQRADELTVVIKVLMDHGNTDVRQQAGRLLVLLSAP; translated from the exons atggcggcgcccatgagCTTCTTTCCTCGAATGATCGTAGGGGGAACAACATTTATTGTTGTAGTTGCTGGGGCGTTTTATATCTACTATAAAACGAGATACATATTTGATGATAAGACATCGGATGATGAGGCGGGTGAAAAGAATGTCAGTAAAAATGAAGATCTAACAG ATGAACCGGAACACAGAAAAGAAGATTCACGATCAGATTCTTCAAGCATTGATCCCGAGGCTGCTGATTTCACTACCATCAATTTGATCAAGTTACTACAGTGTGATCAGGATGATAGTCAGCTATGCAAAGTTTTGACAACTCTCGCAAACAAAGCGGCATTCACACAGGGACAG AATGCTGTGCGCCTTGCTGGGGGTCTACCAGTTATCGTAAAACAACTCGAGAGAGATGGGGAAAGTGTGAAAACAAGCGCTGCCAGCTGTGTTGCAAATCTGTCTCTAAATAATCGTAATCAGCCCATACTACTCaag TCTTGCAGTCAAACTCTTCTCCAGTTAAGCTCCGACCAGAATCACAGCGATGATCTTCGCTTAGCCTGTATACAAGCACTGGTCAACTTGTCGGTTAGTGGTCAATGCGGGGATTGCTTTGGGCCGCTAGCTTTGCATAGTCTCTTCAAGCTTCTTGGAGACGGTTCGACACCTTTAGGACAGCAAGCACTACGTGTGTTAGTCAATCTGTCCGCTGACGGCACGGTGTCACCAGCCCTGCTCCAATATGAG GTTACAGAGAGTTTCCTGGGTCTCCTTCAGCCGCATCACACTGACGAATCCCTTCTCAGGACGCTATCATTTCTTCTGAACCTTAAACGAGAAAGCCTTACCGCCACCGGGACCACCATCGGTGGCGCCGTCCCGAGGGACAGTTTCTCAAACTACTTTTCCCAAAGGGCAGATGAGTTGACTGTTGTTATCAAAGTCTTGATGGACCATGGCAACACAGACGTGAGGCAACAGGCGGGGAGGCTGCTGGTGTTATTGTCTGCGCCATAA